The Flavobacterium marginilacus genome window below encodes:
- a CDS encoding metal-dependent transcriptional regulator, whose product MTFSEENYLKSIYHLTANFDSEVSTNAIAEMMETKASSVTDMLKKLAEKDLVNYKKYQGVSLTENGKLAAKMIVRKHRLWEVFLVEKLNFSWDEVHDIAEQLEHIKSEQLINKLDDFLGNPTEDPHGDPIPDAQGRIIAIEKQLLSELLSNQTGICVGVKDNSSDFLKYLDKQQIGLGTKIEVLAKETFDLSLKIKINDTELVISNKIASNLFVKML is encoded by the coding sequence ATGACTTTCTCCGAAGAAAATTACTTAAAATCAATATACCATCTTACCGCTAATTTTGATAGTGAAGTAAGTACCAATGCCATTGCTGAAATGATGGAAACCAAAGCCTCTTCAGTAACAGATATGCTTAAGAAACTGGCCGAAAAAGATTTGGTGAATTATAAAAAATACCAAGGAGTTTCATTAACCGAAAATGGAAAGCTTGCGGCCAAAATGATTGTGCGGAAACATCGTTTATGGGAAGTCTTTTTGGTTGAAAAGCTAAATTTTTCCTGGGATGAAGTGCATGACATAGCTGAACAGTTAGAACATATAAAATCAGAACAGCTTATCAATAAGCTGGATGATTTTCTGGGAAATCCAACAGAAGATCCGCACGGTGACCCAATCCCTGATGCACAGGGAAGAATTATAGCCATTGAAAAACAACTGTTGTCTGAATTATTGTCTAATCAAACAGGGATATGTGTAGGGGTAAAGGACAATTCCTCTGATTTCTTGAAATATCTCGACAAACAGCAGATAGGATTAGGAACTAAAATTGAAGTTCTTGCCAAGGAAACCTTTGATTTATCATTGAAAATTAAAATCAATGATACCGAACTGGTGATTTCGAATAAAATAGCAAGCAATCTCTTTGTAAAAATGCTTTAG
- a CDS encoding M13 family metallopeptidase: MKNVLTKRVLFAIPALIWASQSQAQSAAKMAEPGINVTFMDKNVKPNDNFYQFVNGTWLEKTQIPNDRTTWGSSSELVKKTDKDALDILKESSKNPKYKSNTDQGKAINLYKSFLDTVVRNKQGINPLKPYLAKIDKIKNIEDLQKILIEMEPIGGIGFFGVGVGADEKDSNKNTVSLGLGRLGLPDRDYYVSDDKDSKEKREKYLLHVARMLQFIGENPKQANESAAKILALETSMSKPRLDRVERRDSRLQYNPTTIADLQKMVPAINWENYFSGVGFSKLSTVNVDQPRYMKALQAIFTENKVDDWKEFMKWTLLNNSASKLSMNIDAADFDFYEKTLTGAITQRPLEERALLIVNRNIGEALGKLYVEKLFPAEAKAKAEKMIKNIIKGYEFRINNLTWMSAETKVKAIEKLNKISIKVGYPDKWKDYSKLVIKAPSEGGSYFENSKNVSVWNHQKAIEELSKPVDKTEWHMSPQTVNAYYNPSYNEIVFPAAILQAPFYNYQADEAVNYGGIGAVIGHEISHGFDDSGARYNADGNLVDWWTAEDLKQFSALGTALADQYSALEPLPGIHVDGKFTLGENIGDLGGVNAAYDGLQLFLKQNGRPELIDGFSPEQRFFISWATVWRIKMRDEAIKNRVKTDPHSPGMYRGYVPLQNIDAFYQAFDIKSGEGMFIVPEKRVKIW; this comes from the coding sequence ATGAAAAATGTATTGACAAAAAGGGTTTTATTTGCGATCCCTGCATTGATTTGGGCATCTCAAAGCCAAGCGCAGTCAGCAGCAAAGATGGCTGAACCAGGAATCAATGTCACATTTATGGACAAAAATGTAAAGCCAAATGATAATTTTTACCAATTTGTAAATGGAACTTGGTTAGAAAAAACCCAAATTCCAAATGATAGAACAACTTGGGGATCTTCTAGCGAGCTGGTTAAGAAAACAGATAAAGATGCTCTGGATATTTTGAAAGAATCTTCAAAAAATCCAAAGTATAAATCAAATACTGATCAGGGAAAAGCTATTAATCTTTATAAGTCATTCCTTGATACAGTTGTCAGAAATAAGCAGGGAATTAATCCATTGAAACCGTATTTGGCAAAAATCGATAAGATAAAAAATATCGAGGATCTGCAAAAAATACTGATTGAAATGGAACCGATTGGCGGAATTGGTTTTTTTGGAGTTGGAGTAGGAGCGGATGAGAAAGACAGCAATAAAAATACAGTTAGTCTTGGCTTAGGAAGACTGGGGCTGCCAGACAGAGATTATTATGTTTCTGATGATAAAGATTCTAAAGAAAAAAGAGAAAAATACCTGCTGCATGTTGCTAGAATGCTTCAGTTTATAGGTGAAAATCCAAAGCAGGCCAATGAGAGCGCTGCAAAAATTTTAGCTTTGGAAACTTCTATGTCAAAACCTAGATTGGATAGGGTTGAACGAAGAGATTCCAGACTGCAGTACAATCCCACGACAATTGCCGATTTACAAAAAATGGTACCGGCAATCAATTGGGAAAATTATTTTTCGGGAGTTGGATTTTCAAAATTAAGTACAGTCAATGTTGATCAGCCTCGTTATATGAAAGCGTTGCAGGCTATTTTTACCGAAAATAAAGTGGATGACTGGAAAGAATTTATGAAATGGACTCTGTTGAATAATTCAGCCAGCAAATTATCAATGAATATAGATGCTGCTGATTTTGATTTTTATGAAAAAACATTAACAGGTGCCATTACACAAAGACCTCTTGAAGAAAGAGCTTTACTGATTGTGAATAGAAATATTGGAGAAGCTTTAGGGAAATTATATGTTGAAAAATTATTTCCTGCAGAAGCGAAAGCAAAAGCGGAGAAGATGATTAAAAACATCATCAAAGGTTATGAATTCAGAATTAACAATTTAACTTGGATGTCTGCTGAAACAAAAGTAAAAGCAATTGAAAAATTAAATAAAATCTCTATAAAAGTCGGATATCCGGATAAATGGAAAGATTATTCAAAACTAGTAATAAAAGCGCCTTCTGAAGGAGGCAGTTATTTTGAGAATTCAAAAAATGTTTCAGTCTGGAATCATCAAAAAGCTATTGAGGAACTTTCAAAACCAGTTGATAAAACAGAATGGCACATGTCTCCGCAAACTGTAAATGCTTATTATAACCCATCTTATAACGAAATTGTTTTCCCTGCAGCCATTTTACAGGCTCCATTTTATAATTACCAAGCCGATGAAGCTGTAAATTATGGAGGAATTGGAGCTGTTATCGGACATGAAATATCTCATGGATTTGACGATTCAGGAGCGCGCTACAATGCTGATGGAAATCTTGTTGACTGGTGGACTGCCGAAGATTTAAAACAATTTAGTGCATTAGGAACCGCTCTTGCCGATCAGTACAGTGCATTAGAGCCTTTACCGGGAATACATGTCGACGGTAAATTTACGCTTGGCGAAAATATTGGCGATTTAGGGGGAGTAAACGCCGCTTATGATGGATTGCAATTGTTTTTGAAACAAAACGGAAGACCTGAACTAATTGATGGATTTTCACCAGAACAGCGTTTCTTTATATCTTGGGCTACCGTATGGCGCATCAAAATGCGTGATGAAGCTATCAAAAACCGTGTAAAAACAGATCCGCATTCGCCGGGTATGTATAGAGGTTATGTACCATTACAGAATATTGATGCTTTTTATCAAGCATTTGATATTAAATCGGGTGAAGGAATGTTTATCGTTCCTGAGAAAAGAGTTAAAATCTGGTAG
- a CDS encoding DMT family transporter, which translates to MRTKIKTAIKSRINAIGLPIFALCWVGFFWGTTWLASKEGVRHMPGLQLAAIRQFIAGFLYLCFFIFKKEPWPKGKQWRTILILSLLNFFLSNGLSTWGVKYISSGLGAIIAAMVPLWILLINFCKGERITRLAVLGILICFGGVCIIFYEHLLDFLQPDFQFGIVLSIMATITWSFGTLYTKKKAASFNPYFSLGLQMFISSIFLFSLIGATGTGIPLSEIPVNSWWAIAYLVIIGSLLTFIAFIYALQKLPTELSSLYAYMNPIVAVILGSLIFEEPLTSAIIFGGSVTLIGLYLINFAMRKKR; encoded by the coding sequence TTGAGAACAAAAATAAAAACTGCTATAAAATCCAGAATTAACGCCATCGGGTTACCTATTTTCGCATTGTGCTGGGTAGGATTTTTTTGGGGCACCACATGGCTGGCATCCAAGGAAGGTGTGAGACATATGCCGGGACTGCAGCTTGCTGCCATAAGACAGTTTATAGCTGGATTTCTTTATTTATGTTTCTTTATTTTTAAAAAAGAGCCTTGGCCTAAAGGAAAACAATGGAGAACAATTCTGATTTTAAGTCTGCTCAATTTCTTCTTAAGTAACGGTCTTAGTACTTGGGGCGTAAAATATATTAGCAGCGGTTTGGGCGCTATCATAGCAGCAATGGTTCCTTTGTGGATTTTATTAATTAATTTTTGCAAAGGCGAACGCATCACCAGATTAGCAGTTTTAGGAATTTTAATCTGTTTTGGCGGTGTCTGCATTATTTTCTACGAACACCTGCTTGATTTTTTGCAGCCTGACTTTCAATTTGGGATTGTGCTTTCTATAATGGCAACTATTACATGGTCATTTGGAACATTATACACCAAGAAAAAAGCCGCCAGTTTTAATCCGTATTTTAGTTTAGGCCTGCAGATGTTTATTTCCAGTATTTTTCTTTTTTCGCTGATAGGTGCCACTGGAACGGGTATTCCCCTGTCTGAAATCCCTGTAAATTCCTGGTGGGCAATTGCTTATTTGGTAATTATTGGATCGCTTTTAACTTTTATTGCTTTTATTTATGCACTGCAGAAACTCCCAACAGAACTGAGCAGCCTTTATGCTTATATGAATCCAATAGTTGCAGTAATTCTTGGCTCATTGATTTTTGAAGAACCTTTAACCTCGGCAATTATTTTTGGCGGAAGCGTTACTTTAATAGGTTTGTATCTTATTAATTTCGCCATGCGAAAAAAACGCTGA
- a CDS encoding Nramp family divalent metal transporter, translating to MSKSLEEVHQSVSTQNKKTVFKKILAFFGPAYLVSVGYMDPGNWATDIAGGSQFGYSLLWVLLMSNLMALLLQSLSARLGIVTQRDLAQASRETYSSFINYILYFLAEIAIAACDLAEVLGMAIGINLLFGIPLIEAVLITVLDTFLLLFLINKGIRKMEAFIIALVMIIGLSFIFEMVFAQPEIDKVLYGLIPSLPNESALYIAIGIIGATVMPHNLYLHSSLVQTRKFSRTDAGIKQALKYNFIDSTIALNLAFFVNAAILILAAATFYKHGMHEVAEIQDAYRFLQPLLGTKWAPVLFAVALIAAGQSSTVTGTLAGQIVMEGYLNLRIQPWVRRILTRLIAIVPAVVVILIYGESVTGKLLVLSQVILSLQLGFAIIPLIHFVSDKSKMKGFHIGKLTQITAWLIAVIIVSLNAKLVFSEIQGWLETSDNPAVLWFTVVPLAFSFLILLLYIVIKPFFSKARLNIENHSPHNMNLKFEEFPVQDNKNIAITVDFSFADENALNYAFKMGGKDAKYTLIHVVESVGAMMYGKQIDDHETTIDETLLLEYKSMFREKGFQVKTLLGFGKPTKVIPKLVNKGTFDILIMGTHGHTGVKDLLFGTTVDRLRHKIVIPLLIVKK from the coding sequence ATGTCCAAGTCTCTTGAAGAAGTACACCAATCGGTGTCAACCCAGAATAAAAAAACAGTTTTCAAAAAAATATTAGCCTTTTTTGGTCCGGCCTATTTGGTAAGCGTTGGATACATGGATCCCGGTAACTGGGCGACCGATATTGCTGGCGGAAGCCAGTTTGGATATTCCTTATTGTGGGTTTTACTGATGAGCAATTTAATGGCATTGCTTTTGCAAAGTTTAAGTGCACGTCTCGGAATTGTAACTCAGCGCGATTTGGCACAAGCCTCCAGGGAAACCTATTCTTCTTTTATCAACTATATACTTTATTTTTTGGCCGAAATTGCCATTGCAGCCTGTGATCTGGCAGAAGTTTTGGGGATGGCGATCGGGATTAATTTATTATTTGGGATTCCGCTGATAGAGGCAGTATTGATTACAGTTCTGGATACTTTTCTGCTGCTTTTTTTGATTAATAAAGGAATACGGAAAATGGAAGCTTTTATCATTGCATTGGTAATGATTATAGGATTGTCATTTATATTCGAAATGGTATTTGCCCAGCCCGAAATAGATAAGGTGCTTTATGGATTGATTCCTTCGCTGCCAAATGAATCGGCGCTTTATATTGCAATTGGTATTATCGGAGCAACGGTAATGCCTCATAATCTGTATCTGCATTCGTCATTGGTACAGACCCGAAAATTCAGCCGTACCGATGCAGGAATCAAGCAGGCCTTGAAATACAATTTCATTGATTCTACTATCGCTTTGAATCTGGCATTTTTTGTAAATGCAGCTATTTTGATTTTGGCTGCAGCCACTTTTTACAAACATGGAATGCATGAAGTTGCCGAAATTCAGGATGCTTATCGTTTTCTGCAGCCTTTGCTGGGAACAAAATGGGCACCTGTTTTGTTTGCCGTTGCCTTGATTGCTGCCGGGCAGAGTTCTACGGTTACGGGAACATTGGCTGGACAGATTGTTATGGAAGGCTATCTTAATTTAAGAATTCAGCCTTGGGTGCGCCGTATTTTGACCCGTTTGATTGCGATTGTGCCCGCGGTAGTGGTTATTTTGATTTATGGTGAAAGCGTTACAGGAAAACTTTTGGTGCTGAGTCAGGTTATTTTGAGTCTTCAGCTGGGCTTTGCGATTATACCGCTGATTCATTTTGTGAGTGATAAGTCCAAAATGAAGGGATTTCATATTGGTAAACTGACTCAAATCACAGCTTGGTTAATTGCAGTGATAATTGTTTCGCTTAATGCCAAATTGGTTTTTTCTGAAATTCAAGGCTGGCTGGAAACCTCAGATAATCCGGCTGTTCTTTGGTTTACTGTTGTTCCTTTGGCTTTTAGTTTTTTGATTTTATTGCTTTATATTGTCATAAAGCCTTTCTTTTCTAAAGCTAGACTGAATATCGAAAATCATTCACCACATAATATGAATTTGAAATTTGAAGAATTTCCAGTTCAGGATAATAAGAATATAGCTATTACCGTTGATTTTTCTTTTGCCGACGAAAATGCGCTTAACTATGCTTTCAAGATGGGTGGCAAAGATGCAAAATATACTTTGATTCATGTGGTTGAATCGGTTGGGGCGATGATGTACGGCAAACAGATTGACGATCATGAAACGACCATAGACGAAACCTTACTGCTCGAATACAAATCAATGTTCCGCGAAAAAGGGTTTCAGGTAAAAACGCTGTTAGGTTTTGGCAAACCAACCAAAGTTATTCCGAAGCTTGTTAATAAAGGAACTTTTGATATTTTGATTATGGGTACTCATGGACATACAGGGGTGAAGGATTTGCTTTTTGGAACCACTGTTGACCGTTTGAGACATAAAATAGTAATACCTTTGCTGATTGTAAAAAAATAA
- the feoB gene encoding ferrous iron transport protein B: MSLKNINVALIGNPNVGKTSVFNQLTGLNQQVGNYPGITVEKKMGFCKLPNNIKANILDLPGTYSLNASSIDESVVIELLLNKNDRLYPDVALVVTDVENLKRNLLLYTQIKDLEIPTILVINMADRMETKGISLDIPYLEEHLKTKIALISSRKGYGIEELKNLIISYKTISAEPCLNASVIDKPYFDSLQQAFPNQLLYKLWLVITQDVNFLNLERNEIRSTFTKSHSDLKRLQQKETIKRYQFINNVLKEGLKVDASIAKDYRSKLDRVLTHKVWGYAIFFVILFVIFQSIFEWSKIPMDFIDSTFATLSTIAGEHLPSGMLTNLISQGIIPGIGGILIFIPQIAFLFLFISILEESGYMSRVVFLMDKIMRRFGLSGKSVVPLISGTACAIPAIMATRNIENWKERLITILVTPFTTCSARLPVYAIIIGLVIPDTYVFGILNLQGLTLMLLYVIGFGMAILAAYILNLILKVKGKTFFVVEMPNYKLPMFKNVAINVIEKTKAFVTGAGKIILAISIILWFLASYGPGKEFKDAEKIVFESAKEHPLSSTEFDNAVASQKLENSYIGLMGRGIEPIISPLGYDWKIGIAIISSFAAREVFVGTLATIYSVGGTDNENTIKNKMADEVNPVTGEKIFNFASGISLLMFYAFAMQCASTLAITKKETNSWKWPAGQLVFMSTLAYVVALIAFQILK, from the coding sequence ATGAGTTTAAAAAACATCAACGTTGCATTAATTGGAAACCCAAATGTTGGGAAAACTTCAGTTTTTAATCAGCTTACTGGTTTAAATCAGCAAGTAGGGAACTACCCCGGAATTACCGTAGAGAAAAAAATGGGTTTTTGTAAACTGCCCAACAATATCAAAGCCAATATTCTTGATTTACCAGGAACTTACAGTCTAAATGCCAGTTCAATTGATGAAAGTGTTGTTATTGAACTCCTGCTGAACAAAAATGACCGTCTCTATCCAGACGTTGCATTAGTTGTTACTGATGTAGAAAATCTAAAACGAAATTTACTTCTTTATACACAGATAAAAGACCTTGAAATTCCAACTATTTTGGTCATTAATATGGCAGATCGAATGGAAACCAAAGGAATCAGCCTGGATATTCCCTATCTTGAGGAACACTTAAAAACCAAAATTGCATTAATAAGTTCCAGAAAAGGGTACGGAATCGAAGAATTGAAAAACCTAATTATCAGTTACAAAACCATTTCGGCAGAACCTTGTTTGAATGCTTCAGTAATCGATAAGCCATATTTTGACAGTCTCCAGCAGGCCTTTCCTAATCAGCTGCTGTATAAATTGTGGCTGGTTATCACACAGGATGTCAACTTTTTGAATTTGGAGCGAAATGAAATCCGAAGCACGTTTACGAAATCCCATTCGGATTTGAAGCGTCTGCAGCAAAAAGAAACCATCAAACGCTATCAGTTCATCAACAATGTTTTAAAAGAAGGTCTGAAAGTTGATGCTAGTATTGCCAAAGATTACCGAAGTAAACTAGACCGTGTACTTACTCACAAAGTGTGGGGCTACGCCATTTTCTTCGTGATTTTGTTTGTGATTTTTCAATCAATTTTCGAATGGTCAAAAATTCCGATGGATTTTATTGACAGTACTTTTGCCACACTAAGCACCATAGCTGGAGAACATTTACCTTCAGGAATGCTGACAAATTTGATTTCGCAGGGGATAATACCGGGAATTGGCGGTATTTTAATATTTATACCCCAGATTGCCTTCCTGTTTCTGTTCATTTCGATACTCGAGGAAAGCGGTTACATGAGCCGTGTTGTTTTTTTAATGGATAAAATCATGCGCCGGTTTGGATTATCCGGAAAAAGCGTAGTTCCTTTAATTTCAGGAACTGCCTGTGCTATTCCAGCTATTATGGCGACCCGAAATATCGAAAACTGGAAAGAAAGACTGATTACTATACTGGTAACTCCATTTACAACCTGCTCTGCCCGTTTACCTGTTTATGCCATTATTATTGGATTGGTAATTCCTGATACTTATGTTTTTGGAATTTTAAATCTTCAGGGATTAACCTTAATGCTACTGTATGTTATCGGTTTTGGAATGGCAATTCTAGCTGCTTATATTCTGAATCTTATTTTGAAAGTAAAAGGCAAAACATTTTTCGTTGTAGAAATGCCTAATTACAAGCTGCCAATGTTTAAGAATGTTGCCATCAACGTAATTGAAAAAACAAAAGCATTCGTTACTGGAGCTGGAAAAATCATTTTGGCAATATCCATCATTCTATGGTTTTTGGCTTCTTACGGACCAGGAAAAGAGTTTAAAGATGCCGAAAAGATAGTCTTTGAAAGTGCAAAAGAACATCCGCTGTCATCAACAGAATTTGATAATGCTGTGGCCTCTCAAAAACTCGAAAACTCTTATATTGGATTAATGGGAAGAGGCATAGAACCAATTATCTCTCCATTAGGATACGACTGGAAAATAGGCATAGCCATTATCAGTTCATTTGCCGCCAGAGAAGTTTTTGTAGGCACTCTGGCAACCATCTACAGTGTGGGCGGAACCGACAATGAAAATACTATAAAAAATAAAATGGCCGATGAAGTGAATCCGGTAACCGGTGAAAAAATATTCAATTTTGCTTCGGGTATTTCCTTATTAATGTTTTATGCTTTTGCTATGCAGTGTGCCAGTACGCTTGCCATAACAAAGAAAGAAACCAACTCTTGGAAATGGCCGGCCGGTCAGCTTGTCTTTATGAGTACTTTAGCATACGTAGTAGCATTAATTGCTTTTCAAATCTTAAAATAA
- a CDS encoding FeoA family protein, which yields MQTTIHSLKKGQKATILDFDIDLIPLKLLEMGCLPGNDVELLQVAPFGDPLYLDINGSHLAIRIETAKLIEVELINTSEK from the coding sequence TTGCAAACAACGATACATTCTCTCAAAAAAGGCCAAAAAGCCACTATCCTGGATTTTGATATCGATTTAATCCCATTAAAACTTCTGGAAATGGGCTGTTTGCCAGGTAATGACGTTGAATTGCTTCAGGTGGCTCCGTTTGGTGATCCTCTGTATCTAGATATAAATGGCTCACACCTTGCTATTCGTATTGAAACCGCCAAACTTATTGAAGTAGAACTGATTAATACTTCAGAAAAATGA
- a CDS encoding AlbA family DNA-binding domain-containing protein, whose protein sequence is MSLERVNRLLKQRENCTLEYKEANAELPSNLFETICAMLNRSGGNIFLGVNDAGEITGVSDDACDKMITDLVNLSNNPQKIDPPFILHPQKHVLNGKSIIYIQVPASSQVHKTGNTVFDRSDDGDFKITQPNRIAELYNSKRNYYTENTIYPYLKFENFKEALFPKIRNLIRSNNPDHPWLVLTDTQMLEVAGLWKKDFQTGEEGYTLAAALLLGKDEVIQQIVPHYKTDALVRINDLNRYDDRLYVQTNLIEAYELLMEFIAKHLPDRFYLKGDQRVSLRTQIFREVIANVLVHREYTNAHPCLIVIKKSVMTFENANNPHGSGVIDATNFAPFAKNPAIAKFFIQLGRVDELGSGILNTSILIEKYTQKSIKPEFIEGTIFKTILPLPDFDDIEGIYLKNEGTISKIEGVNEENEGTISKIEGVNEENEGTISKIEGVNEENEGTISKIEGVNDKNKKIYTVINEAIRRDVTVGKALSERLTTILAAIIANEGKRVPDYSKITSFSEKSIERYLRQLNGSGFIEFKGEANQTGGYYLTPKMKQKLTDANL, encoded by the coding sequence ATGAGTTTAGAACGCGTAAATAGATTGCTCAAACAAAGGGAAAACTGCACTTTGGAATACAAGGAAGCTAATGCAGAATTGCCTTCCAATTTGTTTGAAACTATCTGCGCTATGCTTAATCGAAGCGGGGGAAATATTTTTTTGGGTGTGAATGATGCTGGGGAAATAACCGGTGTGTCAGATGATGCTTGTGATAAAATGATAACCGATTTAGTCAATTTATCCAATAATCCGCAAAAAATTGATCCGCCTTTTATCCTTCATCCGCAAAAACATGTTCTCAACGGAAAGAGTATTATTTATATACAGGTTCCTGCCAGTTCTCAGGTGCATAAAACTGGGAATACAGTTTTTGACCGAAGTGATGATGGTGATTTCAAAATTACCCAGCCCAATAGAATTGCCGAATTATACAATAGTAAACGAAATTATTATACCGAAAATACGATCTATCCATATCTGAAGTTTGAGAATTTCAAAGAAGCATTATTTCCCAAAATACGTAATCTGATCCGAAGTAATAATCCAGATCATCCTTGGCTGGTATTAACAGATACTCAAATGCTGGAAGTAGCTGGTTTGTGGAAAAAAGATTTTCAAACAGGTGAAGAGGGATATACTCTGGCTGCTGCTTTGTTATTGGGTAAGGATGAGGTTATTCAGCAAATCGTACCGCATTATAAAACGGATGCTTTGGTACGAATAAACGATCTGAACCGTTATGATGACCGATTGTATGTGCAGACAAATTTAATCGAGGCATATGAGTTATTAATGGAATTTATTGCAAAACATTTGCCTGATCGTTTTTATTTAAAAGGTGATCAGCGAGTAAGTTTGCGGACTCAAATATTCCGAGAGGTAATAGCTAATGTCTTGGTGCATCGCGAATATACGAATGCACATCCTTGCTTAATAGTTATTAAAAAAAGTGTAATGACTTTTGAAAATGCCAATAATCCCCATGGATCGGGAGTAATTGATGCCACGAATTTTGCTCCATTTGCAAAAAATCCTGCTATTGCCAAGTTTTTCATTCAGCTGGGAAGAGTCGATGAATTAGGTTCTGGGATTTTGAATACTAGTATTTTGATAGAAAAATATACCCAAAAATCCATCAAGCCTGAATTTATCGAGGGAACTATTTTTAAGACTATTTTGCCTTTGCCAGATTTTGATGACATTGAGGGGATATATCTAAAAAATGAGGGAACTATTTCCAAAATTGAGGGAGTAAACGAAGAAAATGAGGGAACTATTTCCAAAATTGAGGGAGTGAACGAAGAAAATGAGGGAACTATTTCCAAAATTGAGGGAGTAAACGAAGAAAATGAGGGAACTATTTCTAAGATTGAGGGAGTAAATGATAAAAATAAAAAAATATATACTGTAATAAACGAAGCTATAAGACGAGATGTAACTGTAGGTAAAGCGCTTTCAGAAAGGCTGACTACTATTCTTGCTGCAATTATAGCTAATGAGGGCAAAAGGGTTCCTGATTATTCTAAAATAACATCATTTTCCGAAAAAAGTATTGAACGCTATTTAAGACAGTTGAACGGTTCAGGATTTATTGAGTTTAAAGGAGAGGCAAACCAAACAGGAGGCTATTATTTAACTCCAAAAATGAAACAAAAATTAACAGATGCAAATTTGTAA
- a CDS encoding SCO family protein, which produces MSAFFKKYRTYLTIVLIFSIVTLYLFYSALKPNKTLPIYNPADVNPELVDSTVQYVSKYHTIADFSFTNQNGKTITQKDYEGKVYVADFFFTTCGSICPKMTTNLVDVQKAIKNNPKVKLLSLSVFPETDTVPALKEYAKKYGVIDAKWNLVTGDKKEIYTMARKSYLAVKMGRPDQLYDMVHTENFVLVDQKKRVRGFYDGTKKEEIQRLIEDIDWLCANEKNE; this is translated from the coding sequence ATGTCTGCTTTCTTCAAAAAATATCGAACCTACCTAACCATTGTTTTAATTTTTTCAATCGTAACATTGTACTTGTTTTATTCAGCTTTGAAACCCAATAAAACACTGCCAATCTATAATCCGGCTGATGTAAACCCAGAATTAGTAGACTCAACCGTTCAATACGTCAGCAAATACCACACAATCGCTGATTTTTCCTTTACTAATCAAAATGGAAAAACCATTACCCAAAAAGACTATGAAGGAAAAGTATACGTAGCCGATTTTTTCTTTACAACCTGCGGTTCTATTTGCCCAAAAATGACAACTAACCTAGTCGATGTGCAAAAAGCAATCAAGAACAATCCAAAAGTTAAACTGCTCTCGCTTTCTGTCTTCCCGGAAACTGACACCGTGCCTGCATTAAAAGAGTATGCAAAAAAGTATGGTGTCATTGATGCCAAATGGAATCTGGTTACCGGTGACAAAAAAGAAATCTACACAATGGCACGAAAATCATACTTGGCCGTAAAAATGGGCAGACCAGACCAGTTATACGATATGGTGCATACTGAAAATTTTGTTTTAGTTGACCAAAAAAAGCGTGTCCGCGGATTTTATGACGGTACTAAGAAAGAGGAAATTCAAAGATTAATTGAAGATATTGATTGGCTTTGCGCCAATGAAAAAAATGAGTAA
- a CDS encoding FeoB-associated Cys-rich membrane protein produces MIQEIIAFVILIIALAFLIRKFFFKKKSDKNCGNGDCGCS; encoded by the coding sequence ATGATTCAGGAAATTATAGCCTTTGTTATACTTATCATCGCACTTGCATTTTTAATCCGTAAATTTTTCTTCAAAAAAAAATCGGACAAAAACTGCGGAAATGGTGATTGTGGCTGCAGTTGA